The genomic DNA ATCTAACTCTCTCAAATTTTTATTAAAAATAAATTAACTTATTTTTTAATAGCTGATTTGGCAACGATTAAAAAATAAGTTAAGAATTGTTGGTGTTAACCAACAATTGAACTTATTATGTGTTTATTCGTTTTTACCTAAGTAATCGAGTACGGTAGGTACGATTTCTGCTAAGGAACCGAAGTTCATTGAGTCAGCAGTACCTAATAATGCAGCTGGGTTTAAAGCATCGTCCATTTTGTCGATACCT from uncultured Methanobrevibacter sp. includes the following:
- a CDS encoding 5,10-methenyltetrahydromethanopterin hydrogenase family protein, translating into GIDKMDDALNPAALLGTADSMNFGSLAEIVPTVLDYLGKNE